The following coding sequences are from one Triticum aestivum cultivar Chinese Spring chromosome 5A, IWGSC CS RefSeq v2.1, whole genome shotgun sequence window:
- the LOC123102015 gene encoding mechanosensitive ion channel protein 2, chloroplastic, with amino-acid sequence MAVGLTSQLFQGVTATNRFGQTNNFCGVQRIAGVEMRRSPPSTSFPSLAYGQDSLVHNSSGRNYMPMLYVPYRYRALRVRSFVLPVALKEIPLVKSASLVLTRSCDTLLANPATALVVPAIGIIVFALWGFLPLVKDIRNRFDHGGNWKKSPTYLISSSYLQPLLLWTGATLICRGLDPVVLPSAASQAVKTRLLTFVRSLSTVLATAYIMTSLIQQVQKFLVDIRSPSDTRAMGLDFTMRAVYTGIWIAAVSLFMELLGFNTQKWITAGGFGTVLLTLAGREIFTNFLSSVMINATRPFVVSEWINAKIDGVEVSGIVEHVGLWSPTIIRGDDREAIYIPNHKFTMSILRNNTRRNHWRIKTYLAISHMDAGKIGIIVADMRKVLAKNHHIEQQKLHRRVFFEKIDPKTQALMIYISCFVKTSHFEEYLNVQEAVMLDLLTIVGHHRARLATQIRTVQKSYGNADIDNIPFGEDTYSPRARGRPLLIDTSARISDDKKPPRPVVAREDQKAKVASVSAVETKSDAPDGSSLNNSEKQEEKKLVPDDAGLKKDHVKTTIPSPTTPWADPVASTTSKTDEGKAQGSEGQGDGSSVATPKKESSRPAFEDNIVLGVALEGSKRTLPIDEGMNPHLSLSEPEQDAGSSPKKKGQSYSLSGQEKAD; translated from the exons ATGGCGGTTGGACTAACATCCCAGCTGTTCCAAGGAGTCACTGCTACCAACAGATTCGGCCAAACCAACAATTTCTGTGGAGTACAACGAATAGCTGGTGTGGAGATGCGACGTTCTCCCCCATCCACTTCATTTCCTTCACTTGCTTAT GGGCAAGATTCCTTGGTGCATAACTCGTCCGGGAGGAACTACATGCCCATGCTTTATGTGCCTTATAGATATCGGGCCTTGCGTGTTAGATCTTTTGTCTTGCCAGTTGCTTTGAAGGAAATTCCTTTGGTGAAGAGTGCGTCATTAGTATTGACTAG GTCATGCGACACTTTACTTGCAAATCCAGCTACTGCACTCGTGGTACCTGCAATTGGAATAATTGTATTTGCTCTATGGGGTTTTTTGCCTCTAGTGAAGGACATCAGAAACCGTTTTGAT CATGGAGGTAACTGGAAAAAGAGCCCTACATACCTAATTTCTAGTTCCTACCTTCAACCTTTACTCCTTTGGACAGGGGCAACACTTATCTGCAG GGGTTTGGATCCAGTCGTGTTGCCTTCAGCAGCAAGCCAAGCTGTTAAAACGCGCCTTTTGACTTTTGTGAGATCCTTATCGACCGTCCTGGCTACTGCATATATTATGACAAG CTTGATTCAGCAGGTACAGAAATTTCTAGTGGACATACGAAGCCCCAGTGATACACGAGCT ATGGGGTTGGATTTTACCATGAGAGCTGTTTACACTGGTATCTGGATTGCTGCTGTTTCTCTCTTTATGGAGTTGCTGGGTTTCAATACCCAGAAGTGGATAACTGCTGGAGGTTTCGGGACAGTATTGCTTACGCTTGCTGGTCGTGAG ATTTTTACAAATTTCCTCTCAAGTGTTATGATCAATGCCACCCGCCCATTTGTAGTGAGTGAATGGATCAATGCAAAGATAGATGGTGTTGAGGTATCTGGTATTGTTGAG CATGTTGGCCTGTGGTCACCAACAATCATTAGAGGCGATGACAGAGAAGCTATATACATCCCTAATCATAAATTCACAATGTCTATATTGAGGAATAACACTCGGAGAAACCATTGGCGTATTAAGACATATCTTGCTATAAGCCACATGGACGCTGGAAAAATTGGT ATAATTGTTGCAGACATGAGGAAAGTGTTGGCCAAGAATCATCATATTGAACAACAGAAGTTGCATAGGAGAgtattctttgaaaaaattgatcCGAAAACTCAAGCTCTTATG ATATACATATCCTGCTTTGTGAAGACATCGCATTTTGAAGAGTATCTAAATGTCCAG GAAGCTGTTATGTTGGATCTTCTTACAATAGTTGGGCACCACAGGGCAAGGCTTGCCACGCAGATCCGAACAGTTCAGAAATCATATGGCAACGCAGACATTGACAACATTCCTTTTGGAGAGGATACATATAGTCCTCGTGCACGTGGCCGTCCACTCCTGATCGATACTTCTGCAAGGATCAGTGACGACAAGAAACCTCCTCGACCAGTGGTAGCACGTGAAGATCAGAAAGCAAAGGTGGCCAGTGTATCAGCGGTAGAGACGAAGTCAGATGCACCTGATGGTTCTAGTTTAAACAACTCGGAGAAGCAGGAGGAGAAAAAGTTGGTTCCAGACGATGCTGGGTTGAAGAAGGATCATGTGAAAACAACAATACCATCTCCCACAACTCCATGGGCAGATCCTGTTGCGTCTACTACTTCCAAGACTGATGAAGGGAAGGCTCAAGGATCAGAAGGACAAGGGGATGGTTCTTCAGTTGCTACGCCAAAGAAGGAATCTAGTAGACCTGCCTTTGAAGACAACATTGTTCTTGGTGTAGCTCTCGAGGGCTCGAAGAGGACACTCCCAATCGATGAAGGAATGAACCCTCATCTATCGCTATCTGAACCTGAGCAAGACGCTGGTTCGTCGCCTAAGAAGAAAGGTCAAAGCTACTCACTTTCAGGCCAAGAGAAGGCGGACTAG